The Patescibacteria group bacterium DNA window CGGCAGCGGCTTACAGGGCTATATTACGAAACAACTTGAGGATTTGGGGGCAAAAAACATTATGCTGATGCCGGGAAATATCGGCTTAGGACAAGGCGGCAGCGGCGGAGGGGTTCCCGGAGCCGGCATGATGGCTTCAAAATTTGACATGGAACAGGTAAAGGCTTTGGAAAAAGCCGATCTGGTCAGTCTCGTTATGCCCTACACGGAAAACAACAGCACTTTGCGTTTTGGCAAAAATTCCCATATTACGCAAATCGCCGGCGTCAGCGTCGATTATCCGGAAATTAGAAACCAGAAAATTGCCGCCGGGCGCTTTTTTAATCACAATGAACAAAATTCGGCTAAAAAAGTCGTGGTTTTGGGAAAAACCGTGGCGGAAAAATTATTTGCGGAAGAAAACCCCGTCAATAAAAAAATTACGATTGGGGATGGCCGTTATACTGTCTTGGGGATCTTGGAAGAAAAGGGAGGAATGAGCGGTGTTGATATGGACGATCAGGCGTTTATTCCCGCCACGACCGCCCTTCGCGAATTCGACATGGAGCATTTTATCGCCATCTGGGTTCAGGCAAAATCACAAGAAAATATGGAAGAAACGAAAACCCAAGTTAAAAAAATTATGCTGAAGTTTCTTAAAGATGATGAGTTTTCCGTTTTAGACACGAAAAGTCTTTTAAATACGATTGCCACGATTCTTAGTGCCTTAACTTTAGCTTTAGGTGGAATTGCCGCTATTTCTCTTTTAGTCGGCGGCATTGGCATCGCCAACATCATGCTTGTTTCCGTAACCGAAAGAACCAGAGAAGTTGGTTTAAGAAAAGCCGTCGGCGCCACGCCACGATTAATTTTATTACAATTCTTAATTGAGGCCATGATTCTTTCCATAACGGGCGGTCTTATCGGCATTATTATTGGGGGAGGGGGCAGCTTTCTTTTAAGTAAATTTATCCCCAGCGCCGTCACTTTTTGGTCTATTTTAATCGCTTTTGTCGTTTCCGCCTTAGTCGGTATTGTTTTTGGCTTAGCGCCGGCCATGCGAGCGTCTCGGCTGACACCAGTTGACGCTTTAAGATACGAGTGATAGACTAAAAATTAATGAGAAAAGTTCTGCCCGTTTTCGTCTTGGTTTTCCTTCTCTTTTTCCCTTTTGTGACTTCTTCGGTTTTTGCTGATTTTGATAAAACCTACCAGACTTATATTTCTCAATATGACGAGTACCGGATAAGTTTGACTAATTTTTTAACGAGCAAAAATCGTTATCTCACGTACAAAACCTTGACGGCTCAAACCGAAGCTCTAAC harbors:
- a CDS encoding ABC transporter permease, whose translation is MDELFEIIKIAFTALRANKMRSLLTMLGVIIGVSSVILLVSIGSGLQGYITKQLEDLGAKNIMLMPGNIGLGQGGSGGGVPGAGMMASKFDMEQVKALEKADLVSLVMPYTENNSTLRFGKNSHITQIAGVSVDYPEIRNQKIAAGRFFNHNEQNSAKKVVVLGKTVAEKLFAEENPVNKKITIGDGRYTVLGILEEKGGMSGVDMDDQAFIPATTALREFDMEHFIAIWVQAKSQENMEETKTQVKKIMLKFLKDDEFSVLDTKSLLNTIATILSALTLALGGIAAISLLVGGIGIANIMLVSVTERTREVGLRKAVGATPRLILLQFLIEAMILSITGGLIGIIIGGGGSFLLSKFIPSAVTFWSILIAFVVSALVGIVFGLAPAMRASRLTPVDALRYE